ACCGTCCCGACGCCCGGGCCGACGGCGAAGCCCACGCCGGCCCCGACCCGGCCGCCCACCCCCGGACCGACCCCGAGCGGACCGACAGCGAGCCGACCCCCGGCGAACTGATGCCCGCCGCACACTCTTCCGAGTGAACCCTCGGTGGCCCGCCACCCGCCCACGCGGTGGCGGGCCACCCTGGCCTCGGACCGCAAGGGGGTGCAGCATGACGGCCACGGCACACGAGCCGACGCCCACGCAGGAAGAGCTCCTCCTGGAGAGCTTTCTGGCCCTGGAGACCCCTGAAGGCTTCAAAGCCGAGCTCATCGAGGGGGAGATCATCGTGTCACCGGCTCCGGATGGCGAACACGAGGATTGTCTGAGCACCGTCATCCGACAGGTGCTGCGGGAGTCGCGCGTCGACATGGACTGCTCGGGCAACAAGGGGCTGCTGATGCCCAGCGGGGGCAGGTGCCCCAAGAACCACGCCATCCCCGACGCCACCTTCGCTCCCCGCGCGCTGCGTCTGTTCCGGGGAGCCCCGTCCTGGATGCCCTGCGACGGGGTGGCCATGGTGGTGGAGGTGACCAGCACCAAGCCGGACGGCGACCGGATCGCCGAGCGCCACTGCTACGCCCGCGCCGGGATCCCGCTGTATCTCCTCGTCGACCGCGACCAGGAGACCGTCACCCTGCACAGTGACCCGTCGGCGACAGGCGGCGCGGACTACGCGCAGGCGCACTCCACCGCCTACGGCAAGCCGCTCGCCCTCCCCGGTCCGTTCGCCTTCGTCCTGGAGACGGCCGACTTCGCCTGAGGCCCACGAACTACGCTTCCCGCATGGCCCACGACCTCCGGAACCTCTCCCCCGCGTACCTCGACTTCTGGCGCGAGTACCACCTCTGCACGCTCACCACCCACCGCTCGGACGGCACCCCGCACGTCGTTCCGGTGGGCGTCACGTACGACCCCGAGGCCGGCGTGGCCCGGGTCATCACCCGCAAGAGCAGCACCAAGGTCGGCAACGTCCAGGCCTGCGGTCCCGACGGGGCGTACGTCGCCGTGTGCCAGCTGGACCGGGGGCGCTGGGCGACGCTGGAGGGACGCGCGGTGGTGCGGACCGAGCCCGAGGTCGTCGCCGACGCCGTCGCCCGCTACGCCGAGCGCTACGGCCGCACGCCGAGCCCGAACCCCGACCGCGTCGTCATCGAGATCACGGTCACCCGGGCCATGGGCCGGGCCTGACCCCCTCGGACACACCCGGATACGCGCGAGGGCCGACGGAACAGATCGTTCCGTCGGCCCTCGTACGCGTCCGCCCGGTGTCCCGGGCAGGTGTCGCTAGTCCGAGCCCGGCCGCCGCGGCCGCCAGACGACCAGCGCGCTGGTCTGCTGCACGTCCTGGTACGGGACCAGGTCACGGCGGTAGGAGGCGTGCACCGCGGCCTCGCGCTGCTGCATGGCCGTGGCCGCGCCCTCGACCATCGCCTGGAGCTCGGCGGCGCGCGCCTTGAGCGCCGCCACCTGGTTCTCCAGCTCGATGATGCGCTTGATGCCCGCCAGGTTGATGCCCTCGTCCTGGCTGAGCTGCTGCACCTGGCGCAGCAGCTCGATGTCGCGCGCCGAATAGCGTCGGCCGCGCCCGGCCGTGCGGTCCGGGGAGACCAGGCCGAGACGGTCGTACTGGCGCAGCGTCTGCGGGTGGAGGCCCGAGAGCTGAGCCGCGACGGAGATGACGTAGACCGGCGACTCGTCGGTCAGCTGATACGGCTGTGCTGGTTCGAAACGTCGTCGGCGGCCGTCCATCTCATGCTCCCTTCGCGGCCTGGAACAGCTCCGCCCGCGGGTCCTCGTCGGCCGTCGCGTCGCGGTAGGCCTCCAGGGCCTCCCGCGCCTTGTCGTCGAGGTCCTTGGGCACGGCGACCTCGACGGTGACCAGCAGGTCGCCGCGGGTGCCGTCCTTGCGCACCGCGCCCTTGCCACGGGCGCGCATCGTCCGGCCGTTGGGTGTGCCGGCCGGCAGCTTGAGGGTGACCGGAGGGCCCCCGAGGGTGGGAACCTTCACCTCGCCGCCGAGCGTCGCCTCCACGTAGGAGACCGGCACGGTGACGGTGAGGTTGTCGTCCTTGCGCCCGAAGACCGGGTGCGTGCCGACGTGCACCACGACGTACAGGTCTCCGTTGGGCCCGCCGCGCTCGCCCGGGGCGCCCTTGCCGCGCAGCCGGATCCGCTGCCCGTCGGAGACTCCCGAGGGGATGCGGACCTGCATGGTGCGGGAGGACTTGGCCCGCCCGCTGCCCTTGCACACGTCGCAGGGGTTCTCGGGGATCAGCCCGCGTCCCTTGCAGTCGGGGCAGGGGTCGGTCAGCGAGAAGCCGCCACCCGTGCCGTGGGAGACCTGTCCGGTGCCGACGCAGGTCGGGCAGACCCGCGGCGTGCCGTTCTTGTCGCCCGTGCCGGAGCACGCCTTGCAGGCGGCCGAGGAGGACATCCGCAGCGGGACCGTGGCCCCGTCCACCGCCTCGGTGAAGCTGAGCGTCACCTCGGACTCGATGTCCTGACCGCGCCGCGGCTGGGTCCGGGTGCCCGAACCACCGCGGTTGAAGAGGCCGCCGAAGACATCACCGAGACCACCGCCGCCGCCGAAGCCGCCGGCGCCCGCTCCGCCCTGGGCGCCCCCGAAGAGGTCGCCCAGGTCGAAGTTGAAGGAGCCGCCGCCCGCGCCGCCCGGGCCCGGGCGGTAGCCGCCGTTGCCGAACAGGGCGCGGGCCTCGTCGTACTCCTTGCGGCGCTTGGGGTCCGCGAGGACGTCGTTCGCCTCGGAGATCTCCTTGAAGCGGTCCTCCGCCTTGGCGTCGCCCTTGTTGGCGTCCGGGTGGTACTCGCGGGCGAGCTTCCGGTACGCCTTCTTGATCTCGGCCTCGGTGGCGTCCTTGGGCACGCCGAGGACCTTGTAGTAGTCCTTCTCGACGAAGTCCTTCGTGCTCATCCCCGGCGTCCCTCCTTCCGGTCCCCGCTGTCCGTCGTCACGTCAGGCACGTCAGCCCTTCTCAGGGCCACCGCTCTCCTCGGCCGTGTCCTCGTCGCCCTCGCCCTTCTGGGCGCCGGGCTGCGGCTCGGCCACGGCGACCCGCGCGGGGCGGATCGTCCGCTCGCCGATCCGATACCCCGGCTGCAGGATCTGCACGCACGTGGTCTCGGTGACGTCCGGCGCGTAGCTGTGCATCAAGGCCTCGTGCACCAGCGGGTCGAAGGGCTCGCCCTCCTTGCCGAACTGCTGCAGGCCCATCTTGGCGACGACCGTCTCCAGCGATTCGGCGACGGACTTGAAGCCGCCGACCAGCTCGCCGTGATCACGGGCGCGGCCGATGTCGTCGAGCGTGGGAAGGAGCTCGGACAGGAGGTTCGCGACCGCGATCTCCTTGACCGTGACCCGGTCCCGCTCCACCCGGCGACGGTAGTTCTGGTACTCGGCCTGGAGCCGCTGGAGGTCCGCGGTGCGCTCGGCGAGCGCGGAACGGGCCTGGTCCAGCTGCGCGGTCAGGGCCACGTCGGCGCCCTCCTGGGCGGCCTGCGCGTCCTGTCCTTCGGTCGGTGCGTCCCCAGCCGGGGCCTCCGGGCCCGCCTTGTCGGCGGACCCGGCGGCCTGCGCCGCATCATCGGGGGCTGCGGCGTCGGAGGGGACGTCGGGCTTCTCCTCGAAGCCCGGGGTCTCCTCCGTCACGCGGCACCGTCCTTCTTGGGCTTCTCGTCGTCCACGATCTCGGCGTCGACGACGTCGTCCTCGGGCTTGGCCTGGCCGGCGCCCTCGGCACCGGCGGCACCCTCGGCGCCGCCCGCGGCCTGGGCGTCGGCGTACATGGCCTGGCCGAGCTTCTGGCTGACCGCGGCGACCTTCTCGGTCGCGGTGCGGATCTCGGCCGTGTCCTCGCCCTTGAGCTTCTCCTTCAGCTCGCCGACGGCGGTCTCGAC
The window above is part of the Streptomyces syringium genome. Proteins encoded here:
- a CDS encoding Uma2 family endonuclease, with the translated sequence MTATAHEPTPTQEELLLESFLALETPEGFKAELIEGEIIVSPAPDGEHEDCLSTVIRQVLRESRVDMDCSGNKGLLMPSGGRCPKNHAIPDATFAPRALRLFRGAPSWMPCDGVAMVVEVTSTKPDGDRIAERHCYARAGIPLYLLVDRDQETVTLHSDPSATGGADYAQAHSTAYGKPLALPGPFAFVLETADFA
- a CDS encoding pyridoxamine 5'-phosphate oxidase family protein produces the protein MAHDLRNLSPAYLDFWREYHLCTLTTHRSDGTPHVVPVGVTYDPEAGVARVITRKSSTKVGNVQACGPDGAYVAVCQLDRGRWATLEGRAVVRTEPEVVADAVARYAERYGRTPSPNPDRVVIEITVTRAMGRA
- a CDS encoding heat shock protein transcriptional repressor HspR — protein: MDGRRRRFEPAQPYQLTDESPVYVISVAAQLSGLHPQTLRQYDRLGLVSPDRTAGRGRRYSARDIELLRQVQQLSQDEGINLAGIKRIIELENQVAALKARAAELQAMVEGAATAMQQREAAVHASYRRDLVPYQDVQQTSALVVWRPRRPGSD
- the dnaJ gene encoding molecular chaperone DnaJ produces the protein MSTKDFVEKDYYKVLGVPKDATEAEIKKAYRKLAREYHPDANKGDAKAEDRFKEISEANDVLADPKRRKEYDEARALFGNGGYRPGPGGAGGGSFNFDLGDLFGGAQGGAGAGGFGGGGGLGDVFGGLFNRGGSGTRTQPRRGQDIESEVTLSFTEAVDGATVPLRMSSSAACKACSGTGDKNGTPRVCPTCVGTGQVSHGTGGGFSLTDPCPDCKGRGLIPENPCDVCKGSGRAKSSRTMQVRIPSGVSDGQRIRLRGKGAPGERGGPNGDLYVVVHVGTHPVFGRKDDNLTVTVPVSYVEATLGGEVKVPTLGGPPVTLKLPAGTPNGRTMRARGKGAVRKDGTRGDLLVTVEVAVPKDLDDKAREALEAYRDATADEDPRAELFQAAKGA
- the grpE gene encoding nucleotide exchange factor GrpE — protein: MTEETPGFEEKPDVPSDAAAPDDAAQAAGSADKAGPEAPAGDAPTEGQDAQAAQEGADVALTAQLDQARSALAERTADLQRLQAEYQNYRRRVERDRVTVKEIAVANLLSELLPTLDDIGRARDHGELVGGFKSVAESLETVVAKMGLQQFGKEGEPFDPLVHEALMHSYAPDVTETTCVQILQPGYRIGERTIRPARVAVAEPQPGAQKGEGDEDTAEESGGPEKG